The following nucleotide sequence is from Cellvibrio sp. PSBB006.
CAGACGTCATGTTTGTCTGCACATCCAACTCCATGAATATTCCTGGTCCATTGTTGGATCGGATGGAGGTCATCCGCATTCCCGGTTACACCGAGGATGAAAAACTTAATATTGCCCTGCGCTATTTGATTCCCAAGCAAATGGAAGCTAATGGCCTGAAAGAAAGTGAAATCAATATCAAGCCTGACGCCATTCGGGACATCGTCCGTTACTACACGCGTGAAGCAGGGGTGCGGGGACTTGAAAGAGAAATCGCCAAGTTATGCCGAAAAGTTGTCACCAGTCATGTGAAGAAAAAAAGCGTTAAGGTTGATGTTATCGGGCCGGATTCTTTGGAGAACCTGTTGGGTGTGCGGAAGTTTGATTTTGGCCGCGCAGAAAACAAGGACCAAATCGGCCAGGTTACCGGTCTTGCCTGGACGCAGGTTGGTGGTGAATTATTAACCATCGAATCATCGGCCGTAGCTGGTAAAGGCAGAATGATTAAGACGGGTTCGCTTGGTGATGTGATGCAGGAGTCTATTCAGGCTGCGTTAACCGTCGTCAGATCCAGAGCTCAAAGCCTGGGTGTTGCGCCGGATTATCATGAGAAAGTGGATATTCATATACACGTACCTGAAGGCGCTACACCAAAAGATGGTCCCAGTGCCGGTATCGCGATGTGTACTGCATTGGTTTCTGTGCTGACGGGTATTCCGGTAAGAGCAGATGTAGCCATGACTGGCGAAATTACCCTGCGCGGTGAAGTTTTACGTATTGGCGGTTTGAAGGAAAAATTATTGGCGGCTCATCGTGGCGGCATCAAAACAGTAATTATTCCTGCTGAAAATGAGCGCGATCTCAAGGAAATTCCAGATAATATCAAGGAGGATTTAACTATCAAGCCAGTGCAATGGATTGACGATGTTTTGCAAATTGCGTTACAGCATATGCCGACGCCATTGTCTGATGAAGAATATCAGGCTTTGCAAAAGCAGGCTCAAAAAGACGATAACGCCAATCGTATCAGTACGCATTAATTGAGTGTTTCTTGTGCGGTTACATCGGTTTCTACAAGTAACAATTCGGGATCGGTGAAACCGCTACAACCCGCATGGATGCTGGCTGAATAACCCGATTGACCAAAATACAGGCAATTGAGTTATTCTGTGCTATAAAGCAACAATGTCTCCTTGACCCTTATGGTGTCAGTTGGTATAAATCGCAGTTCATTTGCTGCACCGGTAGTGCAGGGTAGATGTCCAAGATAACAATTTGCCTGTACTAACGTATTTCTGAAACAAATAAATCAAAAGGGGTTAAGTGTGAATAAAACTGAGCTGATTGAAGCCATTGCCGCGTCTGCGGATATTCCTAAAGCGGCAGCTGGTCGTGCGTTGGACGCAGTCGTTGACAGCATTACTGGTGCCCTGAAAAACGGTGACTCTGTAGTTCTTGTGGGTTTTGGTACTTTCTCTGTAAAAGAGCGTGCAGCACGTACTGGTCGCAATCCGCAAACTGGCGCCGAGATCAAGATTGCCGCTGCCAAGGTGCCGGGCTTTAAAGCAGGTAAAGCTTTGAAAGACGCCGTCAATTAAGCCGAATATCAGGTACTGTTGAAACTAACTAACAGTGCTGGTGTTGTAAAAAAGGCGCATCCATCGGTGCGCCTTTTTTATTGAAGCAGGGCTTTTTTCATTAATAACGATAATATCGGGCGTAGGTTGTTTCCCCTGAATATTAGAATAGATCGCTGGAAAGTCAGGAGTAGATCACATCATGTTGCAAAGTCTTCGGGATAACTCCAAAGGGGTTATAGCGGGAATGTTAATTGGGTTCCTGGTTATTATATTTGCGGTATCCGGTTCGGAGTCGTTATTCAATTTTGACCCGGCGACTAAAGGCGTGGTGAGTGTTAATGGCGAAGACATTACCGAGGTAGATATCGTTCGCGCCAGTGCCAATTACAGACGACAAATGGCTGCGCAATATGGTGATTCTCTTCCGCCGGACTTCCTGAGTGATGAAAATATTCGTCAACCAGTAATAGAAAACCTGATTCAGCGAAAAGTGCTGACGCAAAAAGCGGAAGAATCAGGTATGACCGTTGGTGACAGTTTTGTAAATCAACAAATTTTATCTACTCCGCAATTTCAGGGCAGCAACGGCGTATTCGATCCGAATGTATATCAGCAGCTGCTGCGCACGGTAGGTTTTACTCCAGCAAATTACAAAAAAGCCCTGGCGGAAGATTCGCTGGTGAACCAATTAACCGCTGGTGTTATTGAGAGCAGTTTTGTTACTCCAGCCGAGCTGGAAATGATTATTGCCTTGAGTTTTCAGACGCGCGATTTTAGCTATGCGGTAATTCCTGCGGCAAAGATTGGTGAGAGTGTTGACGTCTCTGATGCCGAAATCGACGCATATTACCAGTCCAATACCCAATCGTTTACTCATCCGGAACAGGTTGCCGTTGACTACATCGATCTTAACGTCGCAGATTTGATGAACGGAATTGAAATTACTGAAGAGCAGGCCCGTCAGCAGTTTGAGCAAAATGTTGCCGCATTTGAAGCACGCACGGAGCGGGAAGCGGCTCACATCCTCATAGAAGATAATGATGAAGCCAAAATAGCTGAAGTCAGGGAAAAATTAGCGGCTGGTGAGGACTTTGCGGAGCTGGCAAAAACATACTCTGACGATCTCGGCACCCGTGATCAGGGCGGTGATCTGGGCTTTACCAGCGGTGAAGCTTTTCCTGAAGAGTTCGAAAGCGCATTGGCAGCATTAGAGGTGGGTGCGATCTCTGCCCCAGTGAAAACGGATGCGGGGACACACTTCATTAAATTAGTGTCTGAACGTGGTTCCGAGCCACCGACATTTGAAGAAGAGCGCAATCGTATTGTAGATCAACTCAAGCGAGCTGAAGCTGAAAATCAGTTTGTCAATTTGCTTGAGCGGTTGCGCGATCTCTCCTATAACGCGGAGAACCTTGCCGAGGTTGCCGAGGAATTGGGGCTGGAAAACAAGAACACAGGTCTGTTTGGTCGAGGTGCCGGTGAGGGCATAACCGCAGAAACGCAGTTTGTTACGGCAGCGTTTTCTGATGAAGTACTGGTGGAAAACAACAGTAGTGATGTGATTGAGCTTGCGCCCAATCGTGTGGTTGTGCTGAAAAAGACCGAGCACAAGCAAAGCTATATCAAGCCTCTTGAAGAAGTGAAAGAGCAGATTACAACGATTGTTCGCAACAATAAGATTCAAACCTTATTGGCCGCTCGCGCCGAGGAAATTGAATCTGCAGTGGCAGCAGGGCAGACCCTTGAGTCAGCTGTGGCTGACGCTGGCTATGAAGTGAAAACCGCTGAAGATGCGGAACGGAATGATGTCAATGTAGACCGGGATATTTTGCGTCAGGCTTTCAGCTTGGCGAAACCACAGGGCGATACCCCGGTAACGGCTTCAACCCGAACTTCGACCGGGGATTACGCGGTGATTTCATTGACCGCAGTCAATCTGGGTGGGCAGGAGTTGCCCGAAGAGCAGAAAACGGCTATCGCAGCACAATTGAAGAATATGACTGGCCAAGGCGAATACGCGAGCTATCAGGATTTACTTCGCGAGAATGCGAGCATCAAGCGTTAAAACAAAAAAGCCCATCGCAAGATGGGCTTTTTACTTCCGGGATTAGATAACGGTAAAGCGATTACGCCCGCCTTCCTTTGAGTTGTATAGCGCATGGTCTGCTTTCTCGATCCAGGCGCGATAATCCTCTACGTGGTCTGTCAGTTGGCTAATACCCAGGCTAATGGTGAACTGAACCTGCTGGCCTTCCGCGTAAACCACCATGTTTTCTACTGTTTGCCGAAGCCGCTCAGCAAACACACAGGCACCCTCGGCATTGGTACCCGTCAAAATAATGCCAAATTCCTCTCCACCATAACGGCCCGCGATATCAAGATCCCGTATCTGGGCGCGCATGGCTCGACTGACCTGGCGAATAACATCGTCCCCTACGGTATGCCCATAAGTGTCGTTCACCCGTTTGAAGTGATCGATATCCAGCATTATCAGGCTGCATGGTAATTCATAGCGATCGAAGCGTTTGAACTCCTGAATCAGCCGACTTTCCCAGTATCCCCGATTGTACAAGCCGGTCAGATGATCAATCCGGCTAAGCTCCTGAAGTTGTCGGTTTGCGGTTTGCTGGGCCAGCTTGTTAACGGCAGTATCAGTAACGTCATAGATAATCAGACAGATGTGCTCGACGCGTCCCTTAGTGTCAATTAACGGGATGATAGTGCTGTTTTGGTACATGTACTCGGCGGTGCCGGTGATGGGGCGGTAATGAGGGAAGCGGAAAAGGTAAGGGCGTTGCTCCCATGTGGTGAACGCCGCATTTTGGAGAACGAAAACAGATTGTGCTTTATGGTGAAACCAACGCTCGGAGAGTTCCGGAAAGACAGCAAAGATGTTTTTCCCCAGCACATCTTCCGGCTGTTTGCCGCTGTGGTTTTGCATAAAGCTATTCCACAGTTCGATAGTATAGTTTTTATCCATCACTATCAGGCCGGCGTCAATGTTCTGCAGGATGTCCATCAGCCAATGGACATCCTTGAAAAAGGCACTTAAATCTTCTCTGATAGCCATGCGTCAGGTAACGTCGCCAATTAATCCAGAAGGTAATTCAGCTTTTCCACCAGTCCGGGAACTGAGTTTTCAGCGATTACTAATAAAAGATCACAATTAATCCGATGATTTTCAATAGCGTAGTTGATTTCTACAACCAGCGCCTGCTTCCAGCGCATGTTGGTACTTTGTAGTAGGTCGGTAATATTGCAATGTTGGCCTAACAACATGGGTGGCCCGAAGCTGAAATGGATGTCGAGCTGTTCTGCCAGACCTTTCAGGCAAGCGCCGTTCAGCACATTGGCGGTATCCATTAAAAGCTCATAACGCGCTTTTTCATCCGGATTACTATCGTACTTCAGCAATCTGGCCAGGTCGTCATAATCTGTGTCATTGAAGATCAGCATGGTTTCGCCTGCCAATCCGCCCCCGATGAAGCCCTGGCAAACACCAAAGACGGCTTCGTCTGACTGTCGGTTAAGTGACTGAAGAGCCATAGCGATGTCGGTGGGCTTGAGTACACTCACATGGGGTATGGAGAGAACGACAAAGACATCTAACAGTCGTGCCAGACGATCACCCGCTTGCCCCATTGCCACATTGGTGATTTCTTGCAGGCAATCGCGTTGATCTTCAGTTAGCAAGTTTCCGAGCATGGTCATTGGCTATCTTTGTTATGTCCGAGGTGGGTATAAGAAGCTTAGCAGCTATCCTCTGGAGTGTCTGGTCCGCTGGCTACTTTTTATAAGAGCAGTGAGACTTGTTACAAGAGCAACGGGAGCTTGTTACAAGAACAAGGGGAACCGGGGCAAATTTTGAAACAGGTTATGCAGACCCGACAGGTGATTGATACTATGGGTTCTTTCACGCATACACACCCGTGAATTTTTGCGAGCATACGCGCAAACACTGTTTGATCTTTTGATAAAAGCGAAATCACACCGATGAAGATAAAGTTAACCTACTGGATTGTGGCCCTGGGATTATTGGCAGGGTGTTTTCACGACAATCGTAGCGCGGTGGAAATCGGAAACGAGCGGCAGATTCTTCATATCGGTAACGGCAGTGAGCCCTCCGATATCGATCCGCATATTACAACCGGTGTTCCGGAAAACCATATTCAATTGGCGTTGTTTGAAGGGCTGGTATCCAAAAGCTCAGCTACTCTCGACATTGTTCCCGGGGTTGCCGAATCCTGGCTGGTTTCAGATGATGGTCTGCGCTACACATTCCATTTGCGTAAAGATGCCCGATGGTCGAATGGCGATGCGCTTGTTGCTGAAGATTTTGTCTGGTCGTGGTACCGCGCGTTGCTGCCCAGTTTGGGTAATCAATATGCCTACGCTTTTTTTGGGATTAAAAATGCTGAACGGTTTAACAAAGGTGAAATAACAGACTTCAATCTCGTTGGGGTCAAGGCCCTGGATAATCACACGCTGGCAGTTGAGCTTGTGCGGCCGGTGCCTTACTTTCTTGAGTTGCTTGATCATCATTCGATGGACCCCGTTCATAGAGCGACCATTGAAAAATTTGGCGCTCCGGGCGATCGTGGAACCGCGTGGACCAAGCCGGAAAACTTTGTGGGAAATGGGCCTTTCATGATGAAAGAGTGGGTACCCAATAAAGTTGTGGCTGTGAAGAAGAATACTTTCTATTGGGATGAACAATCCGTTAAGTTACAGGAAGTTCATTTTTATCCCATTGATAAAGCGGCAACGGAAGAGCGAATGTTTCGTGCGGGCCAATTACATATTATTCGTCAGTTACCGACAGATAAAATAGCGCATTATCAGACTAATCATCCGGAGGTATACCGGTTTTACCCCAACTTCACGACGTATTTTTACCGCTTCAATACCCGTCGCCCGCCTCTGGATGATAGACGAGTACGTCAGGCGCTGGCTTATGCGATTGATCGGCAACAAATTGTGGAGCGGGTGACACGTGGTGGTCAGCCTGCGGCCAGGTCTTTCATTCCCCCCATGCAAACTGGCTACCGTTCTTCTGCTTCCATGCCGGAGGATATCGAAAGGGCGCGAGAGTTGTTAGTGGAGGCTGGTTATCCGGATGGGAAAAACTTTCCGACGCTAACAATTTTGTATAACACCGACGAAGATCATCAAAAAATTGCGTTGGTTATTCAACAGATGTGGAAGAAAGCCCTGAACATTCAGGTGAAACTGGAGAATCAGGAATGGAAGGTTTTCTTTGCCTCCCAGCGAACCGGTAACTACGATATTGTGCGAGGCTCCTGGTCTGGCGATTTTTATGATCCGAAAAATTTTATGGATGTGTTTCGCCCAGACAATGGCAACAATCGCACTGGCTGGGCGAACGCCGAGTACGAAGCATTAATACAGCAGGCTGAGCAAACCAGTAACCAGGCCGAACGCTTTGCGTTATTCCAACAGGCGGAGGCTATCTTGTTAGCAGACGCGCCGATCATGCCTATTTACACTTACACCAGTAATGCATTGGTAGCAGAATCCGTGCAAGAGTGGCATAACAACATTATGGACTATTGGTCTTACAAACACGTATATCTCGACTCGGGTGCCACGTCAGCTGCAAGGAAACCCTAGATCATGTGGATGTTTATTATAAAACGTATCCTACAAGCGATACCGGTTATGTTGGTCGTTGTCACGGTTACTTTTTTTATGGTGCGCGCAGCGCCCGGCGGCCCTTTCGATGATGAGCGCGATGTTCCGCCGGAAGTATTAAAAAATCTTAATGCCCGTTACAACCTGGATGCACCGGTATGGCAGCAGTACACTGACTATCTTGGCAATTTGCTACGCGGTGATTTTGGTCCTTCATTTAAATTTACTAACCGAACCATCAACGAGATGATTGCATTCGGTTTCCCCGTCACACTTGAATTGTCTTTTTATGCGTTGTTGTTTGCCATGTGTGTGGGCTTGATGGCAGGCATTATTTCTGCGTTGAAGCCGAATAGCTGGCAGGACTACGTTCCCATGTCGACGGCCATGTTGGGTATTTGTTTGCCGTCATTTGTTCTGGGGCCGCTGCTTGTTCTCATATTTGGTATCTGGCTTGAATACCTTCCAGTCTCCGGCTGGGGCTATACACCCAGCGATAAAATTTTACCCTCGGTAACCTTAGGCTTTACCTACGCGGCATATATTGCGCGCATCAGCCGCGGTGGTATGTTGGATGTATTATCACAGGATTATATTCGCACTGCCCGAGCCAAAGGCTTGTCGTCCTTTCGGATTGTATGGGTTCATGCATTGCGCGGTGGATTGGCGCCGGTAGTTTCGTTCCTGGGGCCGGCCATGGCCGGCTTGCTGGCAGGCTCCTTTGTGGTAGAGAGCATCTTTCAAATCCCCGGCTTGGGACGTTATTACATCCAGGCAGCTTTTAATCGCGATTACACCATGATTCTCGGTTTTACGATTTTTTATGCAGGGTTGATTGTTGTTTTCAACTTACTGGCTGACATTTTGCTCGTATGGCTTAACCCGAAACTGCGTCATCAACTTGCGAGTAACGCCTGATGGAAGGAATTGAAAAAGGCACGTCGCTAACGCAAGACGCTTTTCGTCGTTTGCGTAAAAATAAAATGGCCATGGCAGGTTTGAGCATACTGGTTTGTATGATTGTTGTCGCTTTGCTGACCCCCTTAATTGCACCTTATGAATATGATGCACAGAACCTTGATCTCGGTGCCAGCCCACCATCGGTAGCGCACTGGTTGGGTACCGATGTTTTTGGGCGCGACCAATTAACCCGCATTATGTACGGCAGCCGCATTTCATTGATGGTGGGGTTTATTGCAACAACCGTAGCGTTGTTGATCGGTGTTTTGTGGGGTGCAACAGCAGGCTATATCGGCGGGCGTACTGATGCATTTATGATGCGTACAGTTGATGTGCTCTACGCCTTGCCCTTTACCATTTTTATTATTTTGTTAACGGTAATCTTTGGCAGCAGCATGTTGCTGTTGTTTCTCGCCATTGGTGCAGTTGAATGGTTAACCATGGCGCGCATTGTACGCGGGCAGGTGCTGACACTAAAACAGCAGGAATTTGTTGAAGCTGCAGTGGCTTTGGGCCTTTCGCCCTGGAAAATTATCGTGCGTCATCTAATTCCTAATACCCTGAGCCCAGTGATTGTGTACACAACATTGACCATACCCAGTGTGATCTTGCTTGAATCTTTTCTCAGCTTTTTAGGGCTGGGTATTCAGCCGCCGGAAAGCTCCTGGGGCTCTCTGATTTCTGATGGGGTTGAGTCTATGGAGGAATATCCCTGGTTGCTGGTTTTCCCGGCATTGACTTTGTCTATTACGTTATTTTCGCTGAATTTTCTGGGCGATGGTTTGCGTGACGCGCTGGACCCGCGCGCCTCGGGAGATTAATTCATGACCTTATTGCAAGTGGAAAACCTGCGCATTTGTTTTCATACCCGCAATGGTATAACAATCGCAGTAGATAACATGAATTTTTCTCTCGCGTCGGGAAAAGTATTGGGTATTGTCGGTGAATCAGGGTCAGGAAAATCCGTGGCCTGTTACAGCTTATTAGGCTTGATCCCTTCTCCGCCGGGGAAAGTTGAAAGCGGACGCGCGTTATTTGCCGGTGATGATTTGCTGAGCATGAATGAAAAATCCTTGCGCAAGATCCGGGGCCATCGGATCAGCATGATCTTTCAGGACCCTATGACGGCATTAAACCCTTATATGCGTATTGCAGACCAGCTGGTTGAACCGTTAATTGTTCAAAAGAAACTGTCAAGGAAAGACGCAAAAGCCAAAGCTATAACGGCACTTGAAGAGGTGGGTATTCATGATGCAGTAACGCGCATTAATGATTACCCGCACCAGTTTTCCGGAGGTATGCGTCAGCGGGTCATGATTGCCATGGCATTGATTTCTGAACCTGAATTACTTATTGCTGATGAACCCACCACGGCTTTGGATGTAACAGTGCAGGCTCAAATTCTGGCGTTGATTAAACAACTACAACAGACACGCAACCTGGCCGTTATTTTTATTACCCACGACCTTGGTGTAGCTGCGATGATGGCGGATGACATTCTCGTGATGCAAAAAGGCAGGGTGGTCGAGCAGGGTACAAGAGAACACGTC
It contains:
- a CDS encoding ABC transporter permease, encoding MWMFIIKRILQAIPVMLVVVTVTFFMVRAAPGGPFDDERDVPPEVLKNLNARYNLDAPVWQQYTDYLGNLLRGDFGPSFKFTNRTINEMIAFGFPVTLELSFYALLFAMCVGLMAGIISALKPNSWQDYVPMSTAMLGICLPSFVLGPLLVLIFGIWLEYLPVSGWGYTPSDKILPSVTLGFTYAAYIARISRGGMLDVLSQDYIRTARAKGLSSFRIVWVHALRGGLAPVVSFLGPAMAGLLAGSFVVESIFQIPGLGRYYIQAAFNRDYTMILGFTIFYAGLIVVFNLLADILLVWLNPKLRHQLASNA
- a CDS encoding HU family DNA-binding protein, with the protein product MNKTELIEAIAASADIPKAAAGRALDAVVDSITGALKNGDSVVLVGFGTFSVKERAARTGRNPQTGAEIKIAAAKVPGFKAGKALKDAVN
- a CDS encoding peptide ABC transporter substrate-binding protein, yielding MKIKLTYWIVALGLLAGCFHDNRSAVEIGNERQILHIGNGSEPSDIDPHITTGVPENHIQLALFEGLVSKSSATLDIVPGVAESWLVSDDGLRYTFHLRKDARWSNGDALVAEDFVWSWYRALLPSLGNQYAYAFFGIKNAERFNKGEITDFNLVGVKALDNHTLAVELVRPVPYFLELLDHHSMDPVHRATIEKFGAPGDRGTAWTKPENFVGNGPFMMKEWVPNKVVAVKKNTFYWDEQSVKLQEVHFYPIDKAATEERMFRAGQLHIIRQLPTDKIAHYQTNHPEVYRFYPNFTTYFYRFNTRRPPLDDRRVRQALAYAIDRQQIVERVTRGGQPAARSFIPPMQTGYRSSASMPEDIERARELLVEAGYPDGKNFPTLTILYNTDEDHQKIALVIQQMWKKALNIQVKLENQEWKVFFASQRTGNYDIVRGSWSGDFYDPKNFMDVFRPDNGNNRTGWANAEYEALIQQAEQTSNQAERFALFQQAEAILLADAPIMPIYTYTSNALVAESVQEWHNNIMDYWSYKHVYLDSGATSAARKP
- a CDS encoding SurA N-terminal domain-containing protein; the protein is MLQSLRDNSKGVIAGMLIGFLVIIFAVSGSESLFNFDPATKGVVSVNGEDITEVDIVRASANYRRQMAAQYGDSLPPDFLSDENIRQPVIENLIQRKVLTQKAEESGMTVGDSFVNQQILSTPQFQGSNGVFDPNVYQQLLRTVGFTPANYKKALAEDSLVNQLTAGVIESSFVTPAELEMIIALSFQTRDFSYAVIPAAKIGESVDVSDAEIDAYYQSNTQSFTHPEQVAVDYIDLNVADLMNGIEITEEQARQQFEQNVAAFEARTEREAAHILIEDNDEAKIAEVREKLAAGEDFAELAKTYSDDLGTRDQGGDLGFTSGEAFPEEFESALAALEVGAISAPVKTDAGTHFIKLVSERGSEPPTFEEERNRIVDQLKRAEAENQFVNLLERLRDLSYNAENLAEVAEELGLENKNTGLFGRGAGEGITAETQFVTAAFSDEVLVENNSSDVIELAPNRVVVLKKTEHKQSYIKPLEEVKEQITTIVRNNKIQTLLAARAEEIESAVAAGQTLESAVADAGYEVKTAEDAERNDVNVDRDILRQAFSLAKPQGDTPVTASTRTSTGDYAVISLTAVNLGGQELPEEQKTAIAAQLKNMTGQGEYASYQDLLRENASIKR
- a CDS encoding ABC transporter permease, yielding MEGIEKGTSLTQDAFRRLRKNKMAMAGLSILVCMIVVALLTPLIAPYEYDAQNLDLGASPPSVAHWLGTDVFGRDQLTRIMYGSRISLMVGFIATTVALLIGVLWGATAGYIGGRTDAFMMRTVDVLYALPFTIFIILLTVIFGSSMLLLFLAIGAVEWLTMARIVRGQVLTLKQQEFVEAAVALGLSPWKIIVRHLIPNTLSPVIVYTTLTIPSVILLESFLSFLGLGIQPPESSWGSLISDGVESMEEYPWLLVFPALTLSITLFSLNFLGDGLRDALDPRASGD
- a CDS encoding GGDEF domain-containing protein, which translates into the protein MAIREDLSAFFKDVHWLMDILQNIDAGLIVMDKNYTIELWNSFMQNHSGKQPEDVLGKNIFAVFPELSERWFHHKAQSVFVLQNAAFTTWEQRPYLFRFPHYRPITGTAEYMYQNSTIIPLIDTKGRVEHICLIIYDVTDTAVNKLAQQTANRQLQELSRIDHLTGLYNRGYWESRLIQEFKRFDRYELPCSLIMLDIDHFKRVNDTYGHTVGDDVIRQVSRAMRAQIRDLDIAGRYGGEEFGIILTGTNAEGACVFAERLRQTVENMVVYAEGQQVQFTISLGISQLTDHVEDYRAWIEKADHALYNSKEGGRNRFTVI
- a CDS encoding histidine kinase, with amino-acid sequence MTMLGNLLTEDQRDCLQEITNVAMGQAGDRLARLLDVFVVLSIPHVSVLKPTDIAMALQSLNRQSDEAVFGVCQGFIGGGLAGETMLIFNDTDYDDLARLLKYDSNPDEKARYELLMDTANVLNGACLKGLAEQLDIHFSFGPPMLLGQHCNITDLLQSTNMRWKQALVVEINYAIENHRINCDLLLVIAENSVPGLVEKLNYLLD